The proteins below come from a single Papaver somniferum cultivar HN1 chromosome 11, ASM357369v1, whole genome shotgun sequence genomic window:
- the LOC113324760 gene encoding protein MAINTENANCE OF MERISTEMS-like translates to MGTKKLRAEGKEVTPQRIIATANAYVLYVLGAVIFPDVSVARVSANFIQLVQPFGEIRAYSWATAILSHSLKELRKASRSQRNQIGGNMAFMQAWIYMHFPIFAKRAFENKDWDGENYGDKYNYKSKPKKQKMDFLNLRRLLDNLKIKDVVFVPYKEDLAKGKVNKVGFREQSEYFGPLFHPRGYVMYNPTRVARQCSYVKIIPKAQKMFNINETKTKSHDNDIIIVHKPFPSCDYWNDRAFHRYPLYGPSPADDVAIPGYIPWYLKVSQKTSRTLDNQVKLEIREGKNVKANEKLIDEFNGLEDVEAGANFPNVQI, encoded by the exons ATGGGAACAAAGAAGCTTCGTGCTGAGGGGAAAGAGGTGACGCCGCAACGTATCATCGCCACGGCCAATGCGTATGTCCTCTATGTCCTGGGAGCTGTAATCTTCCCCGACGTTTCCGTTGCCCGTGTGAGCGCCAACTTTATCCAGCTTGTGCAACCATTTGGAGAGATTCGCGCATACTCTTGGGCCACTGCCATCCTTTCACACTCGTTGaaggagttgagaaaggcttctagATCTCAAAGGAACCAAATAGGAGGGAATATGGCTTTTATGCAGGCTTGGATATATatgcacttcccaatatttgctaAAAGGGCTTTTGAGAACAAGGATTGGGACGGAGAGAATTATGGAGACAAGTACAACTACAAAAGTAAGccgaagaaacaaaaaatggatTTTCTGAATTTGAGACGCCTGTTAGACAACTTGAAGATTAAGGATGTTGTCTTCGTTCCTTACAAGGAGGATTTGGCTAAAGGAAAAGTAAACAAGGTTGGCTTCCGAGAGCAAAGTGAATATTttgggcctttgtttcacccaagaggatatgtaatgtacaaccctaCGAGAGTAGCAAGACAATGTAGTTATGTAAAAATAATCCCAAAGGCGCAAAAGATGTTCAACATCAATGAGACAAAAACCAAATCACATGATAATGATATTATCATTGTTCACAAGCCTTTCCCATCATGTGATTATTGGAACGACAGAGCGTTCCACAGATATCCTTTGTATGGTCCATCTCCAGCAGATGACGTGGCAATTCCGGGTTACATACCGTGGTACCTCAAAGTTTCAC aGAAGACGAGCCGGACACTTGATAACCAAGTAAAGCTAGAAATCAGGGAAGGGAAAAATGTGAAGGCCAATGAAAAGCTAATTGATGAATTTAATGGTCTTGAAGATGTAGAAGctggtgcaaa TTTCCCAAATGTTCAGATTTAG